In Eupeodes corollae chromosome 3, idEupCoro1.1, whole genome shotgun sequence, a single genomic region encodes these proteins:
- the LOC129951760 gene encoding uncharacterized protein LOC129951760: MAEQKKAPILKKEEDFIKNLEGFINPAEDQVALLLDYDGTLAPLTEELSAMPKDNEINIKKLATNEKIFLCIFSGRELADIKNHLKLPNVTYAGNHGLEVEYPSGKKFKIEMPEELLEKHKKLVEELREKVVCSGAWVEDKKISVSYRYKGVNDKLKSKLVETAKGIIQSHGFQLIETPYALEGKPRVNWDKGEGAKMILEKQFDADWAKKLKIIYAGDDTTDEDAMKMLSGIGKTFRVSELPTLKTYANFQIKTPEEVGYLLQWLQSNYEKKKKL, translated from the exons atggcAGAGCAAAAGAAAGCTCCGATCCTTAAGAAGGAAGAAGATTTCATCAAGAACCTCGAAGG TTTCATCAACCCTGCTGAGGACCAGGTTGCCCTTCTTTTGGATTACGATGGTACACTCGCCCCTCTCACCGAAGAACTTTCGGCCATGCCAAAGGACAACGAAATCAACATCAAGAAATTGGcaacaaacgaaaaaatctTCCTGTGCATTTTCTCCGGCCGTGAATTGGCTGACATCAAGAACCACCTGAAACTTCCAAATGTTACCTACGCTGGTAACCACGGTTTGGAAGTCGAATATCCTTCCggcaagaaattcaaaattgaaatgcctGAAGAACTCCTCGAGAAGCACAAGAAACTCGTCGAAGAACTTAGGGAAAAG GTCGTGTGCAGTGGTGCATGGGTGGAGGACAAGAAGATCTCCGTTTCATACCGCTACAAGGGAGTCAACGACAAGCTCAAGAGCAAACTCGTCGAAACCGCTAAGGGTATTATTCAATCGCATGGATTCCAGCTCATTGAAACCCCATACGCCCTTGAGGGAAAACCAAGGGTCAACTGGGATAAGG GTGAGGGCGCCAAAAtgattttggaaaaacaattcGACGCTGATTGGGCCAAAAAATTGAAGATCATCTATGCCGGTGATGATACCACCGACGAAGACGCAATGAAAATGCTCAGTGGCATTGGCAAGACTTTCCGTGTGTCAGAGTTGCCAACTTTGAAAACATACGCCAATTTCCAGATCAAAACTCCAGAAGAGGTCGGTTATCTCTTGCAATGGCTCCAGTCCAACTacgagaagaagaagaagttgtAA
- the LOC129950124 gene encoding dual specificity protein phosphatase 13 isoform X2, translated as MDLTDQTTGRQLQRVLHYSVTPCRPLPGLRRSECAIHDVDCDEVYPGIYVGDAAAAKNKVYLRLMGITHVLNTAEGCRYGQVDTGHIYYRDMPTIRYMGFPMMDQPTTDISRYFYVASKFIDNAITSGGKILVHCLVGMSRSATCVLAYLMICRKMTAVEAIRTVRMRRDIRPNDGFLQQIADLDNELKRKRLYPY; from the exons ATGGACTTAACAGACCAAACTACAGGACGCCAATTGCAAAGGGTGCTTCACTATTCAGTAACCCCATGCAGGCCATTGCCAGGACTTCGGAGATCAGAATGTGCCATTCATGATGTAGACTGTGATGAAGTGTATCCTGGTATTTATGTGGGTGACGC agctGCTGCCAAGAACAAAGTGTACCTCCGACTTATGGGCATCACACATGTTTTGAACACAGCAGAAGGATGCAGATATGGTCAGGTCGATACTGGACATATTTATTACAGAGATATGCCAACCATAAG ATATATGGGATTCCCGATGATGGATCAACCGACAACAGACATCTCCAGATACTTTTATGTGGCATCAAAGTTTATTGACAACGCAATAACAAGTggag gaaaaattCTGGTCCACTGCTTAGTCGGAATGTCGCGCTCAGCTACCTGCGTATTGGCATACCTTATGATTTGTCGAAAGATGACAGCAGTTGAAGCGATACGAACAGTCCGTATGCGACGAGACATTCGTCCTAACGATGGTTTCCTACAACAGATCGCCGACTTAGACAACGAACTGAAACGCAAACGTCTATACCCCTACTAA
- the LOC129950121 gene encoding uncharacterized protein LOC129950121 → MTEPEIVITPSNETPSKASLIVVSNRLPFVLIRNPKTKDLERKASAGGLVTAVCPVVIKGKGLWVGWSGMHLDDPNEPIPESNPDDHTPTAGLKSEQVVSVNIDPVVFNSYYNGCCNNTFWPLFHSMPGRATFGADHWRNYVKVNKYFAAKTIEALEKCLKLKSSNNNTTSNGNGNGNPPIVWVHDYHLMLAANWIREQAEEKKLPFRLAFFLHIPFPPWDIFRLLPWSDEILQGMLGCDMVGFHIQDYCLNFVDCCQRNLGCRVDRNNLLVEHGGRTVRVRPLPIGIPFERFASLAKNAPKVLKTSKQQIILGVDRLDYTKGLVHRLKAFEALLEKYPQHKEKVSLLQISVPSRTDVKEYRELKEEVDQLVGRINGRFTTANWAPIRYIYDYVAQDELAALYRDAAICLVTPLRDGMNLVAKEFVACQINQLPGVLVISPFAGAGEMMHEALLCNPYEVNEAAEVIHRALTMPEDERILRMSRLRSREAETDVSHWMRCFLKAMGSFDVDDVGETTMQPVSVDDFDDYLLKYIGYNHKLALLLDYDGTLAPIAPHPDLATLSPELKNVLFKLSNHSEVYVAIISGRSVDNVKKMVGIEGITYAGNHGLEILHPDGSKFVHPMPIEFEEKVSLLLKSLQDSVCRDGAWVENKGALLTFHYRETPAHLRPPIIEKARTLIEKFGFKATESQCALEARPPVQWNKGRASIYILRTSFGVDWSERIKIIYVGDDWTDEDAMVALKGMARTFRISSSDIVKTAADHRLPSTDSVYTMLKWVERHFMGRKARANSLTYRNRREDGVQTQMSLEINSAASNFDSANV, encoded by the exons atgactGAACCAGAGATTGTGATAACCCCATCGAACGAGACTCCTTCAAAGGCAAGTCTTATTGTGGTCTCCAATAGGCTGCCGTTTGTCCTTATAAGAAATCCGAAAACGAAAGATCTCGAAAGGAAAGCCAG tgCTGGTGGTTTGGTAACTGCAGTTTGCCCCGTTGTAATTAAGGGCAAGGGTCTTTGGGTTGGATGGTCTGGTATGCACTTAGATGACCCCAATGAACCCATTCCTGAGTCGAATCCTGATGATCACACACCTACTGCTGGACTTAAGTCAGAACAA GTTGTTTCGGTGAATATCGATCCAGTTGTTTTCAATAGCTACTACAATGGTTGCTGCAACAACACATTTTGGCCACTTTTCCACTCAATGCCGGGTCGTGCGACATTTGGAGCAGATCACTGGAGAAATTATGTCAAGGTCAATAAATACTTCGCGGCCAAGACCATTGAAGCTTTGGAAAAGTGTCTAAAACTGAAATCATCAAACAACAATACCACCAGCAACGGAAACGGAAATGGAAATCCTCCGATAGTCTGGGTCCACGATTATCATCTTATGTTGGCTGCCAATTGGATACGAGAGCAGGCCGAAGAAAAGAAGTTACCCTTCCGATTGGCATTCTTCTTGCACATTCCATTCCCGCCATGGGATATCTTCCGTTTGTTGCCATGGTCTGATGAAATCCTCCAGGGAATGTTGGGTTGTGACATGGTTGGTTTTCATATTCAGGATTATTGTTTGAATTTCGTCGATTGCTGTCAAAGGAATTTGGGTTGTCGTGTTGATCGCAACAATCTTTTGGTCGAGCATGGTGGTCGTACTGTGCGTGTACGTCCGCTGCCAATTGGAATTCCTTTTGAGCGTTTCGCTTCGTTGGCGAAAAACGCCCCCAAGGTCCTTAAGACGTCTAAGCAACAAATCATATTGGGAGTCGATCGATTGGACTACACCAAGGGGCTTGTCCATAGATTAAAGGCTTTTGAAGCTCTGTTGGAAAAGTACCCACAACACAAGGAGAAAGTAAGCTTACTCCAGATCTCCGTCCCATCTAGAACTGATGTCAAGGAATATAGAGAGTTAAAGGAAGAAGTTGATCAGTTAGTCGGACGCATCAATGGACGATTTACCACAGCAAATTGGGCGCCAATTCGTTACATCTATGACTATGTTGCCCAAGACGAGCTGGCTGCCCTCTATCGAGATGCTGCCATTTGCTTGGTTACACCATTGCGAGACGGTATGAACCTTGTGGCTAAGGAATTCGTCGCATGTCAAATCAATCAACTTCCTGGAGTACTTGTGATATCACCATTCGCTGGAGCTGGGGAAATGATGCACGAGGCATTGCTCTGCAATCCATATGAGGTGAATGAAGCAGCTGAGGTGATTCATAGGGCACTTACCATGCCGGAAGATGAAAGAATTCTTCGAATGAGTAGACTGAGAAGTCGGGAAGCTGAAACCGATGTGAGCCATTGGATGAGATGCTTTTTGAAGGCCATGGGATCgtttgatgttgatgatgttggtgAGACTACAATGCAACCTGTTTCTGTTGATGACTTCGATGACTATCTTCTTAA gtaCATCGGCTATAACCACAAACTAGCACTGTTGCTGGATTATGATGGTACATTGGCTCCAATTGCACCACATCCAGATTTGGCTACACTTTCACCAGAATTGAAGAATGTCCTTTTCAAGCTTTCGAACCATTCTGAAGTTTATGTTGCTATTATTTCGGGAAGAAGTGTGGACAATGTGAAGAAAATGGTTGGCATTGAAGGAATCACATACGCCGGAAACCATGGTTTGGAAATTCTCCATCCAGACGGAAGTAAATTCGTACATCCTATGCCAATTGAATTTGAAGAGAAGGTTAGCCTTCTTCTGAAGTCACTTCAAGACTCG GTTTGCCGTGATGGAGCTTGGGTTGAAAACAAAGGTGCCCTTCTAACTTTCCATTACCGAGAAACACCAGCTCACCTTAGGCCTCCAATAATTGAGAAGGCTCGAACGTTGATAGAAAAGTTCGGCTTCAAAGCTACCGAATCACAGTGTGCTCTTGAAGCTCGTCCTCCAGTACAGTGGAACAAGGGTCGTGCTTCGATTTATATTCTTCGGACATCATTTGGTGTCGATTGGAGTGAAcgtattaaaattatatacgtTGGTGATGATTGGACAGATGAAGATGCCATGGTG GCACTAAAAGGTATGGCAAGAACTTTCAGAATTTCTTCTTCGGATATTGTGAAAACGGCAGCCGATCATAGATTACCATCAACCGATTCCGTTTACACGATGTTAAAATGGGTGGAACGACATTTTATGGGACGTAAGGCTCGTGCTAACTCACTGACCTACCGCAATCGCCGTGAAGATGGTGTTCAAACACAAATGTCATTAGAAATTAATTCGGCGGCGAGTAATTTCGACAGTGCCAATGTATAG
- the LOC129952489 gene encoding uncharacterized protein LOC129952489 isoform X2 has product MSKRVVPTINKAEEFEQKLPGFLNSNKTLCVLLDYDGTLAALCDNPNNTVMDPELEKNLHCLAKNPKVFMAVISGRGLKDVEGKVGIKNITYAGNHGIEIQSPDGSRQDYQLPANVQKSYKSLVDELNKKLNKNGAWVEDKKVSLTYHYRDTASELVEQQKQEAIEIIKRHGFSANQAHAAIEAKPPVNWNKGEAALLILKNNFGNDWQSKTSVVFAGDDTTDEDAMRSLQGIGKSFRVATDPKIETYADFRLPRQELVHDLIRWLCNHSCQS; this is encoded by the exons ATGTCGAAACGAGTTGTTCCAACTATTAATAAGGCCGAGGAATTCGAGCAAAAGCTTCCGGG ttttttGAATTCCAATAAAACTCTGTGTGTCTTGCTGGACTACGATGGAACTTTGGCAGCACTCTGCGATAATCCCAATAACACTGTTATGGATCCAGAACTGGAGAAGAATCTTCATTGTCTAGCTAAAAACCCTAAAGTGTTCATGGCAGTTATTTCAGGAAGAGGCTTGAAAGATGTCGAGGGAAAGGTTGGCATCAAAAACATCACATACGCCGGCAACCACGGTATTGAAATTCAAAGTCCTGATGGATCGAGACAAGATTATCAATTGCCTGCCAATGTTCAAAAATCATACAAGAGTCTTGTTGATGAGCTCAACAAAAAG cttAACAAAAATGGAGCTTGGGTTGAGGATAAGAAGGTATCACTCACTTATCACTACAGAGACACTGCATCCGAACTTGTGGAGCAACAAAAGCAAGAAGCCATAGAAATCATTAAGAGACATGGTTTCTCAGCAAATCAGGCTCATGCAGCTATCGAAGCTAAGCCTCCAGTAAACTGGAACAAAG GAGAAGCTGCGTTATTGATTCTCAAAAATAACTTTGGAAATGATTGGCAGTCGAAAACTAGTGTTGTATTTGCTGGTGATGATACCACTGACGAAGATGCCATGAGA TCCCTCCAAGGAATTGGTAAATCATTCCGTGTAGCCACAGATCCCAAAATTGAAACATATGCAGATTTCCGACTGCCCAGACAGGAACTCGTACATGACCTGATAAGATGGCTTTGCAACCATTCCTGTCAATCCTAG
- the LOC129952489 gene encoding uncharacterized protein LOC129952489 isoform X1: MTECIRFAVVAILLSLTVIVNCSEEESTGDMSKRVVPTINKAEEFEQKLPGFLNSNKTLCVLLDYDGTLAALCDNPNNTVMDPELEKNLHCLAKNPKVFMAVISGRGLKDVEGKVGIKNITYAGNHGIEIQSPDGSRQDYQLPANVQKSYKSLVDELNKKLNKNGAWVEDKKVSLTYHYRDTASELVEQQKQEAIEIIKRHGFSANQAHAAIEAKPPVNWNKGEAALLILKNNFGNDWQSKTSVVFAGDDTTDEDAMRSLQGIGKSFRVATDPKIETYADFRLPRQELVHDLIRWLCNHSCQS; the protein is encoded by the exons TGACTGAGTGCATCCGATTTGCTGTTGTTGCTATTTTATTGTCCTTGACAGTGATTGTAAATTGTTCAGAGGAAGAATCAACTGGAGATATGTCGAAACGAGTTGTTCCAACTATTAATAAGGCCGAGGAATTCGAGCAAAAGCTTCCGGG ttttttGAATTCCAATAAAACTCTGTGTGTCTTGCTGGACTACGATGGAACTTTGGCAGCACTCTGCGATAATCCCAATAACACTGTTATGGATCCAGAACTGGAGAAGAATCTTCATTGTCTAGCTAAAAACCCTAAAGTGTTCATGGCAGTTATTTCAGGAAGAGGCTTGAAAGATGTCGAGGGAAAGGTTGGCATCAAAAACATCACATACGCCGGCAACCACGGTATTGAAATTCAAAGTCCTGATGGATCGAGACAAGATTATCAATTGCCTGCCAATGTTCAAAAATCATACAAGAGTCTTGTTGATGAGCTCAACAAAAAG cttAACAAAAATGGAGCTTGGGTTGAGGATAAGAAGGTATCACTCACTTATCACTACAGAGACACTGCATCCGAACTTGTGGAGCAACAAAAGCAAGAAGCCATAGAAATCATTAAGAGACATGGTTTCTCAGCAAATCAGGCTCATGCAGCTATCGAAGCTAAGCCTCCAGTAAACTGGAACAAAG GAGAAGCTGCGTTATTGATTCTCAAAAATAACTTTGGAAATGATTGGCAGTCGAAAACTAGTGTTGTATTTGCTGGTGATGATACCACTGACGAAGATGCCATGAGA TCCCTCCAAGGAATTGGTAAATCATTCCGTGTAGCCACAGATCCCAAAATTGAAACATATGCAGATTTCCGACTGCCCAGACAGGAACTCGTACATGACCTGATAAGATGGCTTTGCAACCATTCCTGTCAATCCTAG
- the LOC129950978 gene encoding protein YIPF6: MDSSLEMFDDVPQSLEGDMSVPSRSKNTSQPGAPDFNTLDEPIKETMLRDIRAVGVKFYHVLYPKEKSSLLRDWDLWGPLVLCTFMATILQGSSDSINDGGPEFAQVFVIVWIGAAIVTLNSKLLGGNISFFQSVCVLGYCLTPVAVALIVCRVILLATQTKLLFFLRLVTTMIGFFWATYASFVFLGESQPPNRKALAVYPIFLFFFIVSWLVISHN, encoded by the exons ATGGATTCTTCACTTGAG ATGTTCGATGATGTTCCACAAAGCCTGGAAGGCGATATGTCCGTCCCTTCGAGAAGCAAAAACACGTCACAACCGGGAGCTCCTGACTTTAATACTCTAGATGAACCCATCAAGGAGACaatg CTGCGAGATATTCGGGCAGTTGGTGTGAAGTTCTATCATGTTCTCtatccaaaagaaaaatcaagtttATTACGAGATT GGGATCTATGGGGACCACTGGTATTGTGCACCTTTATGGCAACAATCCTTCAGGGATCTTCTGATAGTATTAACGATGGTGGTCCAGAATTCGCACAGGTGTTTGTGATTGTTTGGATCGGAGCAGCAATTGTGACTTTAAACTCGAAACTTCTTGGAGGCAATAT ATCGTTCTTTCAATCAGTGTGTGTCTTAGGCTATTGCCTAACTCCAGTCGCTGTCGCCTTGATAGTTTGTCGGGTGATTCTTCTCGCAACACAGACTAAACTTCTGTTCTTTTTACGATTAGTAACAACTATGATTGGATTCTTTTGGGCTACTTACG CTTCTTTCGTATTTTTGGGTGAAAGTCAGCCTCCAAACCGTAAAGCTCTTGCCGTctatccaatatttttattcttctttattGTATCGTGGCTTGTTATATCACataattaa
- the LOC129950124 gene encoding dual specificity protein phosphatase 13 isoform X1, whose translation MSWRYALLFDYLLQQPSRMDLTDQTTGRQLQRVLHYSVTPCRPLPGLRRSECAIHDVDCDEVYPGIYVGDAAAAKNKVYLRLMGITHVLNTAEGCRYGQVDTGHIYYRDMPTIRYMGFPMMDQPTTDISRYFYVASKFIDNAITSGGKILVHCLVGMSRSATCVLAYLMICRKMTAVEAIRTVRMRRDIRPNDGFLQQIADLDNELKRKRLYPY comes from the exons CAACCAAGTAGAATGGACTTAACAGACCAAACTACAGGACGCCAATTGCAAAGGGTGCTTCACTATTCAGTAACCCCATGCAGGCCATTGCCAGGACTTCGGAGATCAGAATGTGCCATTCATGATGTAGACTGTGATGAAGTGTATCCTGGTATTTATGTGGGTGACGC agctGCTGCCAAGAACAAAGTGTACCTCCGACTTATGGGCATCACACATGTTTTGAACACAGCAGAAGGATGCAGATATGGTCAGGTCGATACTGGACATATTTATTACAGAGATATGCCAACCATAAG ATATATGGGATTCCCGATGATGGATCAACCGACAACAGACATCTCCAGATACTTTTATGTGGCATCAAAGTTTATTGACAACGCAATAACAAGTggag gaaaaattCTGGTCCACTGCTTAGTCGGAATGTCGCGCTCAGCTACCTGCGTATTGGCATACCTTATGATTTGTCGAAAGATGACAGCAGTTGAAGCGATACGAACAGTCCGTATGCGACGAGACATTCGTCCTAACGATGGTTTCCTACAACAGATCGCCGACTTAGACAACGAACTGAAACGCAAACGTCTATACCCCTACTAA